GTCTCTGTCCGCTAATATCTATTTTAGGGTCTGATATTAAGAAATAGAATACTCCTGCTGGCTTTCTACTCTTGCCCTGCGCAGCTGCAAGGTAAAGCATTAGCTGAAGTCTATATCCTGTTCTCGCCTCAGTCTTATCAAAGCTCTCGCGCCCCGTCTTATAGTCTATAATCTTTACGCGGTTTCCCGGAAGAAGGTCAACGCGGTCTATTTTGCCCTCTATAAACACCTTGCCAGCCTCAGTTTCAACCTCAATTGGCGGGAACTGTCCACGCCTGCCGAAGCGTTCTTCGTAGTAACTCTTTTCTATCTTTCCGACTCTAGCTTGCTCAACAAGCTGCTTGCACACCTCAAAGCAAGCGGTTTTTGCTCTCTCTAGCCAGTATTTTTCGCGATTTGAGTTCTCAAAGATGCCTTCTCTATACTTGTGAGACACAGTCTCTATGTAGTTATATACAAGATCCCTAAGCTCGACATTTCCTATCGCCTGCCAGCAGTCCTCGTCACTTAGGTGCTTTGTTACATGCATTATCGTCTCGTGATATAGGTCTCCGATTTCTCGTGCAGATACTGCAAATTCGCGCCTTTCCTCGGGTCTTAGACCATAGCTAACAAAATGCGAGAACGGACACTTGCTGAATTTTTCTATGCGAGAAGGACTGAGTGAGTAGCTTGCAGCTGATACATCAAAGCTCGTAATCTCATCATTTCTGCGCTCGCTATATAGTCTTTCTACAATCTCAGCAGGAAGCTTGCTCTGCACATTCTCAAATTCAAGTCCTTCTTCGATACGCTTATATAGTTCTTCTTCATTTTGCCTTAGCCACTCAGAAACGAGACTCCACCTACTATCGATCTTACCCTCGTACTTAAAATCCTTAAGTGCCTCCGTAAAATGCCTTACCGTATTTGTCTTTCCACCTAGAATTGAAACTAGCCTTCCACTGGTAACAACATCCTCTTCTTCCCTAATTTCTGGGAACATCGTTAATAGGCGTTCTATGATTTCTGACCTTCTTATCTCTGCACCATCGGCATCTGCCATTGAGTAACCGACCCAAAGATATTCCTCAGGCTTGGAGAAGTTTCTATAGATTGCAAGAGTCTCCTCCATCTGGCGCACGTCCTCACTGCTATTTTTTATTTCCGCAGCGCAGGTTATATGCTTAAGCTCGCTATCGCTGAAAAGCTGGCTCTCATTAGCTTCTAGTGGTAATATGCCCTCGTTAGCGCCAAATATCAGCATGGCCTTAACATCGCCACACCTTGTTCTCTGCATAGTTCCGAGCAAAATTTCATCTGAAACAGGAGGTACAACACCTACCTCCATCTGTAAAAGCCCTGCTGTCAAAATAGCCGCAAATGTCTTGCCACTGAATCTCTCATTACCCATGAGCTCAATAATCTGCTCAAATGCAGAAATTAACATAGGCCAGGTCTGTGTAGTCTCATCAGCCTTGCTCTGCATGGAGTGCGAGCTGAGGCTTTCGACAAGCTCATCTATACGGGATCCAATCTCCGCCTTATTTATCAAAAAGTCAACATAGGCCTCGATGAACTCCTTGTTTGTCTTACTGCTCTTATATATTTTCTTAAAGCCATCGAACACCCCTGCAATCTGCTCTCTAATCTCATTAAGCCTTGCAAGTCCGTCTTCTCCGTATTCAAAAGCACCCTTTGTAAACGGCGAAAACCACTGGTTTCCACGCACTTTGTACTTTATGGCATAGTTTTCTATGAAATCAACATCCTCTTCATCTATTCCAATAAAGCCTGTCTTTATAACTCTGAAAACATCTAGCGTTCTCATACTACTGCTTACAGCTTCTATCAAAGATACTACAAAGACCGCTATCGGTGATGAAGCAATAGCTCTCTTCTTGTCTGTAAAGATTCCTATACCGTACTCCTGAAATACTCGCTTGAGGACCTCTGCACGCTTTGTTTCATTACAAATTACAACAATATCCTTATATCTAAGCTTCTTATCCTCGAGCAAATCAAGAACAAATGAAGCTGCAGATTCAGCCTCACTGTAGATATTATTGGCTCTGACAATCTTTATGCCGCTAGCATCTGCACCCTCTTCATTAAATGGCGAAAATAGTGACTTCTCTATAGCCTTAATTCCTGACGATCTCTCGCAAAGCTTCGCATTAGGACTGTCCTTGCCGAGATTATGAACCTTAAACTCGACATTAGATTCCTTGCAAAGCTCTATGAGTCTATCACTCATATTTCCGGTTATCTCAAAAATTTCCTCGTCCTTGCAGTGCTCATCGTAGGTGAAGAAAATATTGACATCCTCAGCCTGCCTAATTATAGCTGCAAGCATCTCTAGGTTCCGATTAGTAAAGCTATCAAAACCATAGATCCAAACTATCTTTCTCTTTAGGCTCTCAGCCATATCTATTCCAGCCGTGTAGAGCCTTAAAAGGTCCTCTGCATCCGTATATTTATCCCTTATGCTATCCTCGTATTCATCAAATATTAGCTTAATATCAGATAGCTTTCTCCTAGTCAGCTCATCGACTTCAGAAGCTTCATCGTCCATTGAATCTATTACAGTCTGTATGTCTAGATTTGCCTGCTTTGCCTTTGATATAAAGTCATTAATGGACTCCAAAAATCCCTGCTTTTGGACAACGCCGCCAAATACCTCAAGCCTATCCTTCTGCTCTGAGAGAATCTTATATAAAAGCATATATCTTCCATACTCGTCGATATACGTGTGCGGACTTCTGCCCGTCTCTTCGAGCACATTGCTACCAAACTTTGAAATTGCGCTTATTTCAACATCGAGAAGCACATCAGTATCCATGCGGCTCATGGCCTGCTGCTCGGCAACTAGAGTGTACTGGTCAGGCACGATAACTAGAGTCTCTTTGCGAGACTCCTTTATCTTTCCGTATATAAAGCTTTCCTTATCAAGCGATTCTCTGCTTCGATAGATATTTAGCATATCTTCTCCTTAATCAAAGGCTAAAAATTATAGTTTCATTGTGAGAGATACCTTGCCTCTCTCCTTATCTATTCCGATTATACGAACCTTAACTGTATCGCCAACGGAAACGACGTCCATCGGGTGTTTTACAAACTTATCGCTTAATTGCGATACATGTACGAGTCCGTCATTCTTAACACCTATGTCAACAAAGGCACCAAAGTCTACGACATTACGGACAGTACCACTCATCTCCATGCCTTCCTTGAGGTCCTCGAAGCTTCTAACATCATTTCTAAAAACAACTGGTGGTGCATCTTCTCTAGGATCTCTGCCTGGCTTACGTAGCTCAGCAATGATATCCTTGACTGTAAACTCACCAATTCCAATATCTTCAGCCATCTTGCGCACACTCTCCTTCTCGGTCTTAGCGGGGTATGCTGACTTGATCTTATCGTCTATAACCTGCACTCCACCCTTAATATCGCTTTCGGAGATGCCGATTTTCTTCATCAAAATTCTGCTAACCTCATACGACTCAGGGTGCACTGATGTTGAATCAAGCACCTCTTTTCCATCGCTAATGCGAAGGAAGCCTGCGCACTGCTCATATGCCTTAGGCCCTAGCTTTGCAACCTTAAGAAGCTGCTTTCTGTCAGTGAACTTGCCGTTTTCTTCTCTATATGCAACGATGTTCTTTGCCACGCTACTGCTGATTCCTGCAACATAGGAAAGAAGTGATGGAGATGCTGTGTTTAGGTCAACTCCAACTCTATTTACGCAGTCCTCGACTACTGCACCAAGCGCTTCACTCAGGTTCTTCTGGTTCATATCGTGCTGATACTGACCCACGCCTATGTGCTTAGGGTCTATCTTAACTAGCTCAGCCAGTGGATCCTGAAGCCTTCTGCCAAGTGACATTGCTCCTCTTGTCGTCACATCAAGGTCTGGGTATTCCTCGCTTGCGAGCTTTGATGCTGAATATACGGAGGCCCCACCTTCGTTAACTATGGTGTACTGAATCTGATAGCTATTCTTCTTTAGGAAGTTTGCAACTACTTCCTCAGTTTCTCTAGAAGCTGTTCCGTTTCCTATTACGATTACATCTATCTTGTATTTATCAATGATTTTCTTGAGCGTTCTCTCAGTGCCTGCGACATCGCACTTAGGCTCAGTAGGATAGATTGTCGTGTAAGCAAGAAGCTTTCCGGTCTCGTCGATTACCGCAACCTTGCAGCCCGTTCTAAATCCTGGATCTATACTGATAATTCTCTTGCCACGAACCGGCGGAACCATGAGAAGCTTTTCGGTGTTACCTGCAAAGACCTTAATCGCCTCAGCTTCAGCTCTTTCGGTCAAAAGATTTCTCATCTCGCGCTCTACAGATGGCGCAATCAGTCTCTTATATGCATCTTCTATAGTCTCGATAAGTAATGGCTTAAAGATGGAATCCTGCCTAATTACCTCTTTCTCAAGCAAACGAAGGATGGAGTCTGCATCTATGCTCACCTTAACCTTGAGCTTGCCCTCCTTCTCTCCACGGTTTACTGCAAGAACCCTATGGTTTGGAATCTTGCATATCGCCTCATGCTTGCCGTAGTACATATCGTAGACGGTCTTCTCCTCTGCATCCACAGCTTCAGTCTCTATGAGTCCGTGCTTATAGTATCTGTCACGAACCTCGCTAATCAAATCGGCATTATCTGCAATCATCTCAGCGATGATATCGCAAGCGCCCTGAATAGCCTCTTCTGCTGTCTCGACTTCCTTTTCGGGGTCAACAAAAGGCTCAGCTACCTTAAGCACATCACCGCTCCTCGTCTGCTGCATGTAAATTATAAGCGCAAGTGGTTCAAGGCCCTTAGCCTTAGCCTTTCCTGCTCTTGTGGTCTTCTTCTGCTTAAAAGGCTTATACAGATCCTCAACCCTCTGCAGAATCTCGGCTTTCTCAATCTCTGCCTTTAGTTCATCCGTAAGCTTACCCTGCTCCTCAATACTTCGAAGAACCTCCTGTTTACGTTCCTCGAGCCCTCTTAGGTATCTGAGTCTTTCGTCGATGGCACGAAGCTGCTCATCGTTTAGTCCTCCCGTAACGTCCTTTCGGTATCTTGCAATAAAAGGCACCGTGTTACCCTCATCAATCAGCTTAACCGCCTGCTCAATCTGTACCTTCTTGACACCGAATTCCTCGGTAAGTTTTACAATAATATCCATATAAATCCTTTTCTCTATTGATTTTGCAAGGTGCTGTAGAGCGCGATACAAGTTCCCTACGCTCGCACCAAGCAGATTTTACTAACTACCCATATATTATACTAGAATCAAAGCCATTTGTGGCAAACTTTCCGTTTTCCCCATACTAAAAAACGACCGGGATCTATATCCCAAGTCGTCTCCTGAAGTTGGATTTACTTTAAAAAGCTTGAAACGAAGGCCTTTGTTCTTTCGTTTTGTGGGTTTGTAAAGATCTGCTCTGCAGTTCCTTCCTCGACAATTTTTCCATCAGTCATAAATATAACCTGATCAGAAATCTCGCGAGCAAAACCCATCTCATGTGTAACGATAAGCATAGTCATTCCAGAGGAAGCGAGCTTTTTCATTACATCTAAAACCTCTCCTACCATCTCTGGGTCAAGCGCAGATGTTGGCTCATCAAAGAGAATAATCTCCGGTTCCATCGCTAGAGCGCGCGCTATGGCAACCCTCTGTTTTTGACCACCTGACAGGCTCTTAGGATAAGCATCCTTCTTGTCAGCAAGTCCTACTATTTGAAGAAGCTGCATCGCCTTCTTATTTGCTTCCACCTTGCTCATGCCTTTGACATTAATAGGTGCTGCTGTGATATTCTTTAGCACCGTCAAATTATTAAATAGGTTAAAGTTTTGAAAAACCATAGCGGTCTTAGTCCTAACAGCTCTGAGGTTATTTTCTGTGACAAGCTCGCCATCGATGTAGATTTCCCCAGAATCCTTTTTTTCCAAACCATTTATGCAGCGAAGCGTCGTGCTTTTTCCAGAGCCAGACGAGCCGATAATGGAGGTGACCTTGCCCTCCTGAACGGAGAAGCTAACGTCATCTACGGCCATTGCACCGCCAAAACTTTTAGTTAAATTTTTTACCTCAATCATCTAATCTGCCTCACATTTTCTTCCAATTGTTTTCTAATGCACCAACCAGCTTTGATAGCGGAATTGTCATCAAAAGGTATACTAGCGCAGCGCCTATATACGCCTCAAAAGTGTTGTAAGTTGAGGCATTCCACAGCTGTGCACTTCTTAGAATCTCTATGACACCAACATAGGAAAGCACTGCAGTCTCCTTAATCATGGTTACAAACTCGTTACCAAACGAAGGTATAACTATCCTTAAGGCCTGTGGAAGCACAATTAGTCTGTTTACTTGAGCCTTTGTCATTCCAATTGATAGAGCCGCTTCACGCTGACCCTTATCAACAGCCTGTATTCCCCCACGAATAACCTCAGCCATATATGCAGCACTGTTTAAGCCGCAAACTATAAAAGCTGGAATTAGAAGTACGCTCCACTTGAAATCTACATTGTGTTGCTGTAGAAAGTATGGTATTCCGTATGCTAAAACTAGCGCCTGAACTATCAGCGGAGTTCCCCTTACAATCTCAATATATATTCCGGAAATTACCTTTAAGGGCTTTTTTTCCGAAGTCCTCATAAGCGCTAGTACTAGTCCAAGAAGTACGCCTATAACTAGTGCAAAGAAACTCACACTAAGCGTTATTGGCAAGCCTTTCAGCGCAACTAGAAAGCCCTCAACATATAAACCCATACTTATTTTCCCTCAAACCACTTCTTGTATAGCTTCTCGTATGTTCCATCCTTTTTGATGTTTTCAAGACCCTTGTTGATCTTTTCGAGAAGTTCTTTGTCGCCCTTTGCTACTGCAAAAGCGTATGACTCAGCGTCTAGAGTCTCTCCAACCGTCTTGAATGCCTTGTTTGCCTTAACTGCACGGTCTGCAACTGGCTTATCGATTATCAAAGCATCCACGTCGCCGTTTTTAACCTGAAGAAGACATGTATCTACGCCGTCGTTAACCTTAACATCTTTGATTTTGCCCTGTTCCTTTAGCTCATTTGCCTTATCTGCACCTGTTGTACCAATCTGAACTGCAACAGTCATATCTGGAGTAAGGTCATCGATTCCCTTAATAGTTGTGTTGTCTGATTTTACTAGAACTGCATTTCCACTGTCATAGTATGTGTTTGAGAAATCAACCTTTTTAACACGATCTTCGTTTGCAGTCATGCCAGCTGCGATAACATCACAGTTCTTAGCGTTTACTGCCGGGATAAGAGCATCAAAGCCAAATGACTTAAACTCAACATCAAAACCCTGATCCTTTCCAATTGCCTTCATAAGGTCCATATCAAAGCCTACGATGTTTCCATCTGCATCTGTTGTATCAAATGGTGCAAAGGTCGGCTCCGTACCAACAACATAGGTTTTCTTTTCCTTGTTATCATAATTCTTTTTTCCACACGCTGTTACTCCAACCACCATCGCTAGAGCTACTGTAAGCACTACTGTTTTCTTAAGTAAATTCTTTCCTTTCATTTCGCTTTCCCCTCTCAAGTAATTTATACTTATTCCTTAAATAGAATTTTTATCATAGGGTAATTATACATTGTCATTTATAATTATGCAAGTATTATTTTATATTTTTCTTTTTTATGTATAGGCATTTTTAAAAACCCTATTATTTCAATGCTTTACAAAACTAAATTATTCATTTTCATTATATATATGCAAAAACTTTCTTCATATTAATAGTTTGAATGCTTGCCATTTGAATAATGAGAAACAAGGTGAATTAGTTAGTCTCATCTATGCTATAATGCATACTAATAGATAAAGGAGATGATTTATATGAAAGACAGAATTCTAGAGGTCCTAACTAAGCTTGTTGCCTGCGAAAGTATCAGCAGCACGCCAAAAGAGCCGTCGGCCTCAGTATATGTCAATGATTTTATTAAACAGATACCTTATTTCCAGGAGCATCCTGAGCTATGCGGTGCATATGAGATACCAAACGATCCCTTCGGACGCACGGTCCCATACGCACTTGTTTTAGGTAAGAGCCCAAATACTGTTATTCTTTCAGGACATATAGATGTAGTTTCTACAGAAGTTTACGGTGATGCAGAGCCACTTGCCTTCACACTAGGCCCTGAACTAGAGGCTAAGCTTGCTACTAAGGATTTGAACGAGGTTCAGAGAAAAGACCTTGAGTCAGGCGAATGGCTTTGGGGTCGCGGAGCAGCTGATATGAAGGGCGGTATTGCAATCGCCATGGTTCTTCTAGAGAAATATGCAAAGCTCGCCCAAGAAGGCAAGCTAGAAGGCTCATACCTCTTCTCTGCAGTTGCAGATGAGGAATGCTACTCAGCAGGAATGAGAGCAATAATGCCAAAGTATCTAGAGCTTAAGAATAAATATTCACTGAACTTTAAGCTTTTGATAGATCCAGAGCCAGCATCTGAGGATGGACCTGCACAGGTTCTCTCGCTAGGTTCAATCGGAAAGACCATGCCAGTTATTATGACTCAGGGAGCTGTTGCCCACATCGGTCACTGCTATAACGGTATGTCATCACTCAACATGCTAGCTGGAATATACCAAAGAACGGGAGGTAGCCTAGAGTTCGTCGATGTCTATAAGGATGAGTCCTCAATGCCGCTAAACTGGCAATATATGAGAGATATCAAAGAGACCTACGATGTTTCTCTACCATTCCGCTCAAGCGGATACATGACAGTGTTAAGCTTCAAGACAACAATTTCTGAGACACTTGCAAAGCTAAAGAAAATCTGCGTTGAGGTCTTTGATGAAGAGGTTAATAAGCTTAACGCTCAGTATCAGGAGTTCAAGAAGCACAACCGCTTCGAGACCAAAGAGAAAATCTACTATCCAAACTGCGTCTACACGGTTTCTGAGCTATGCGATAAACTGCGCGAAAAGGATGGCGCTGCCTTTGATGAGTTCTACGATAAGCTCTACGATCAGGCTAAGGATATGGTTGCCAAAGGAAAAAGTTATCCAGATGCTACCATCTACCTTATGGATAAACTTTTGAGCTATGCGGACATAAAGCAGCCAGTCGTTTTGATAGGTATGGCTCCACCATATTATCCTGCAACTCACAGCGACCAGATTGAAGGCCGCGAGGGCTACGGAAGCAAGGTTTTCGAGTTTGCTAAGAAGCTTTCAGAAGAGAAGTTTGGACAAGCTTTGACATCGGAGCACTACTTCACTGGAATCTCCGATAACAGCTATACATCAATTCCAGACCTAGACTTTGATGAGATAACAGCTAACTACCCTATGTGGGGAAGCGCATACAGCCTTGACTTTGAGGCGATCAAAGAAATCTCGGTACCTTCTATCCTATACGGACCTATCGGCAGAGAATATCACCAGTGGTCGGAACGCGTTAATAAACGCAGCCTCTTTGAGGTTATGCCAGAGATGATTCAGAGCGTTATCGAGTTTGCTTGGGAGAACTAGAGCTCGCTTTGATGTAAAAAGCCAATCGGCGTTTGGGCAGGCTAGTGCTTGCCAGTAAGATATTGTTTTTAAGAGTCAAATTAGGGCTCTTGAATATATGCATTTAAACAATGGGAGGAAAAAAATGAACGAATATGTAAGAAAGCGTATTGAGGAAATGTCCATCGACTTTACTTCAGTGCAGAGCGTTGTCGACACAGAGGGCGAAATCGTTATGGCAGAAAAGATCTACGACACCATGAGCGAGATCGATTACTATAAGAAAAACCCTGAGAAGCTTTACTACATCGACCTTAAGGACGATTTAATCGGCAGAAAGATTGTTGTTGCAGAGCTTAACGGTGAGAAGAAGCCTTCCGATAAGACTATCGTTCTCATCGGACACTTTGATACAGTTGGTATTTCCGACTACGGCCCACTTAAGGAGTACTCAACTCAGCCAGCAGAGCTAATTGAGAGATTCCGCGAGCTAAAGCTTCCTGAGGAAGTAAGAGAAGATCTTGAGTCCGGAAAGTACATGTTCGGTCGTGGACTCTTTGATATGAAGTCTGGTGATGCTATCATCATCGCTATCATGGAAGAAATCAGCAAGGATCTAGCAAACTTTGAAGGAAACCTAATCTATGCTGCAGTTTGCGACGAAGAAGGAAACTCAGGCGGAATGCTTAACTTTGTTCCTCACCTTGTTAACCTCAAGAAGGAAAAGGGCTATGACTACATAGCTATGATAGATACAGACTACATGGCACCTGCATTCCCAGGCGACCCAATGAAGTACATCTATGTAGGAACAGTTGGAAAGATCATGCCTACATTCTACATCGTAGGTAAGGAAACTCACGTAGGTGAGTCATTTGACGGACTTGACCCTAACCAGATTGCATCACAGCTAACACAGAGAATCAACCTAAATCCTGAGTTCAGCGACACAGTTGACGGAGAGGTAACACTTCCTCCTATCACACTTAAGCAGAGAGACCTCAAGACAGAGTACTCTGTACAGATTGCTAACAAGGCTGTTTTGATGCTCAACTACGCAACACACGATTCAACACCTGACCAGGTTCTAACAAAGATGAAGAACGCAGGTCATGAATGCTTCCAGCAGGTTGTTGACACACTAAACGAAAGATATGCTATGTACTGCGACATGGTAGGCAGAGAGTTCAGAAAGCAGCCATGGGTTGCAAGAACTTTCACATACGACGAGCTATACAAGGCAGTTAAGGCAGAGCTTGGAGACGAGCTAGATGCAAAGGTTGCAGCTTACATCGAGGAGCTAAAGAAGGATACTACTATTGACGTTAGAGACAAGTCACTTAAGATTGTTGACTTCGTTCACGATCTATGGTCAGATAAGGACCCTATCCTAGTAGTTTACTTCACACCACCTTACTATCCACACATCCATGTTGATGATAGCACAGCAAAGGGCAAGGCTCTTATCGATGCAGTAAACGGTGCAGTTGCAAGCGTTAAGGCTGATCCAGCATTCGATTATCAGCTAATCAGCAAGAAGTTCCTACCTTGCATTTCAGACCTAAGCTATGGTGCAGCTCCTAAGGATCCAGCAGTAATTGAGAGATTCGAGCTCAACACACCTGGTTACGGCGAAGGCAAGATTTACTCACTTCCACTAGCTGATATGCAGGTTCTTGACCTACCAGTAGTAGACATCGGAACTGTAGGAAAGGACGCTCACAAGTACACAGAGAGAATCGAGACAAGATTCACATTCGAGTACACACCTGAGCTAGTTTATCAGACAATACTTAACCTACTAAAATAGGATAGACCAAAAATTTTGAGGAGATCAAAATGAGAGCTCACGCAGACAAACTTTTTATAAATGGAAAAATCTATTCGATGGAGGCAGAGGGCTTATGCTATGAAGCCCTAGCTATCAAAGATGGCAAAATCGCCTTCATCGGTGATAATAAGAGCGCGCAAGCTGACTTTGATGCAGATGAAATCATCGACCTTGGTGGCAAAGTAATGCTTCCTGGCCTTGGAGATGCTCACCTACACTTCTTTGCCTACTGCCAGACCTTCACAACAGTGGATCTTGGCGGAGCTAAATCAAAGGCAGAAGCCCTAGAGCGACTCAAGGCGAAGGCGGCTGAAACACCTGATGGCGAGTGGATTAGAGGAAATAACTTTGATCAGTCAAAATGGAACGACTGCGAGGATGAGATTCCAACAAGACACTGGCTTGATGAAGCGAGCAAAAAGCATCCTATTATGATAAAGAGAGTTTGCCTGCATACGGGAGTTGCAAACACACTTGCCCTAGAAAAGGCAGATATAGGCAAGGACTATGACTTTGGTGAAGGCGGTGTTGTAGAGCTAGAAGCAGACGGACATCCTAACGGAATCCTAAGAGAACAGGCAACAAAGATCTTTGATGACCTAATCCCTGATCCAACAAAGATTCCAGAGGTCAAGACCGAGCTCATGGATAGAGCCTTGGCAGAAGCCTCTTCAGTCGGACTCACTGCAATCCATACATATGCAGCCGATATTTGGAAGTACACCGAAAGCTTTGATGACTACCTAAAGCTCGATCACGAAGGAAAGCTCCCTCTCAGAGTTAGCATCTACCTCGACACATTGTATAACAAGCCATATCTGACCAAGAGAGAAATGGAAGATCCATACCTCAAGGTTAGATATGGTGGATATAAGATTTTTTCTGACGGTTCACTCGGTTCTCGCTCAGCTAAGCTTTTCGAGCCTTACAGCGATGCTACTGATACTGATGGACTTCTCGTTCAGACTCAGGAAGAGCTAAACGAAAAGATGCTCACTGCATATGAGATGGGGCTTCAGCCAGCGGTCCACTGCATCGGAGACAAAGGACTTGACTGTGTTCTAACTGGTGTCGAATATGCCCTTGCAAAGAGCAGAGAGCATGGAATGACAGAGGAAGAACAGGCAAATCGAGATCCGTTCAGAATTATTCATGCGCAGATGGCAAATCCAGATTTGATTGAGCGTATGAGCAAACTTCCTATAATAGTTGACATTCAGCCAATCTTCCTAGCTACTGACCTCCAC
The nucleotide sequence above comes from Eubacterium sulci ATCC 35585. Encoded proteins:
- the glnQ gene encoding glutamine ABC transporter ATP-binding protein (similar to ATP-binding component of ABC transporters) yields the protein MIEVKNLTKSFGGAMAVDDVSFSVQEGKVTSIIGSSGSGKSTTLRCINGLEKKDSGEIYIDGELVTENNLRAVRTKTAMVFQNFNLFNNLTVLKNITAAPINVKGMSKVEANKKAMQLLQIVGLADKKDAYPKSLSGGQKQRVAIARALAMEPEIILFDEPTSALDPEMVGEVLDVMKKLASSGMTMLIVTHEMGFAREISDQVIFMTDGKIVEEGTAEQIFTNPQNERTKAFVSSFLK
- a CDS encoding glutamine ABC transporter permease, translated to MGLYVEGFLVALKGLPITLSVSFFALVIGVLLGLVLALMRTSEKKPLKVISGIYIEIVRGTPLIVQALVLAYGIPYFLQQHNVDFKWSVLLIPAFIVCGLNSAAYMAEVIRGGIQAVDKGQREAALSIGMTKAQVNRLIVLPQALRIVIPSFGNEFVTMIKETAVLSYVGVIEILRSAQLWNASTYNTFEAYIGAALVYLLMTIPLSKLVGALENNWKKM
- a CDS encoding glutamine ABC transporter permease, with protein sequence MKGKNLLKKTVVLTVALAMVVGVTACGKKNYDNKEKKTYVVGTEPTFAPFDTTDADGNIVGFDMDLMKAIGKDQGFDVEFKSFGFDALIPAVNAKNCDVIAAGMTANEDRVKKVDFSNTYYDSGNAVLVKSDNTTIKGIDDLTPDMTVAVQIGTTGADKANELKEQGKIKDVKVNDGVDTCLLQVKNGDVDALIIDKPVADRAVKANKAFKTVGETLDAESYAFAVAKGDKELLEKINKGLENIKKDGTYEKLYKKWFEGK
- a CDS encoding peptidase M20, encoding MNEYVRKRIEEMSIDFTSVQSVVDTEGEIVMAEKIYDTMSEIDYYKKNPEKLYYIDLKDDLIGRKIVVAELNGEKKPSDKTIVLIGHFDTVGISDYGPLKEYSTQPAELIERFRELKLPEEVREDLESGKYMFGRGLFDMKSGDAIIIAIMEEISKDLANFEGNLIYAAVCDEEGNSGGMLNFVPHLVNLKKEKGYDYIAMIDTDYMAPAFPGDPMKYIYVGTVGKIMPTFYIVGKETHVGESFDGLDPNQIASQLTQRINLNPEFSDTVDGEVTLPPITLKQRDLKTEYSVQIANKAVLMLNYATHDSTPDQVLTKMKNAGHECFQQVVDTLNERYAMYCDMVGREFRKQPWVARTFTYDELYKAVKAELGDELDAKVAAYIEELKKDTTIDVRDKSLKIVDFVHDLWSDKDPILVVYFTPPYYPHIHVDDSTAKGKALIDAVNGAVASVKADPAFDYQLISKKFLPCISDLSYGAAPKDPAVIERFELNTPGYGEGKIYSLPLADMQVLDLPVVDIGTVGKDAHKYTERIETRFTFEYTPELVYQTILNLLK
- a CDS encoding regulatory protein AepA, with amino-acid sequence MRAHADKLFINGKIYSMEAEGLCYEALAIKDGKIAFIGDNKSAQADFDADEIIDLGGKVMLPGLGDAHLHFFAYCQTFTTVDLGGAKSKAEALERLKAKAAETPDGEWIRGNNFDQSKWNDCEDEIPTRHWLDEASKKHPIMIKRVCLHTGVANTLALEKADIGKDYDFGEGGVVELEADGHPNGILREQATKIFDDLIPDPTKIPEVKTELMDRALAEASSVGLTAIHTYAADIWKYTESFDDYLKLDHEGKLPLRVSIYLDTLYNKPYLTKREMEDPYLKVRYGGYKIFSDGSLGSRSAKLFEPYSDATDTDGLLVQTQEELNEKMLTAYEMGLQPAVHCIGDKGLDCVLTGVEYALAKSREHGMTEEEQANRDPFRIIHAQMANPDLIERMSKLPIIVDIQPIFLATDLHWIEERVGAERAAHSYQWKTYIEKGLRLLGGSDCPVESFSPWHGIYAAVTRKDLEGYPEAGYHPEEKISVYDALCMFTKNVPYGTGQEDYLGTLEIGKFADMVVIDRNIFEIPEDEIADIKIEYTYLAGEEVYRRN